Proteins encoded in a region of the Populus nigra chromosome 3, ddPopNigr1.1, whole genome shotgun sequence genome:
- the LOC133687997 gene encoding protein argonaute 4A-like: MESTDEPEALPPPPPEIPPNVVPVQLTTDSVPEETKKISKPKRSPIARRGVGSRGQKIQLLSNHFKVSISNTGGHFFHYCVSLSYEDGRPIDAKGIGRRLIDKVHETYGSDLAGKDFAYDGEKSLFTIGALPRNKMEFTVLLDSFSSNRNSGNGSPVGNGSPNETDKKRMRRAFQSKTFKVEMSFAAKIPMQAIAAALRGQESENSQEALRVLDIILRQHAAKQGCLLVRQSFFHDDPKNYVDLGGGVLGCRGFHSSFRTSQGGLSLNIDGSTTTIIQPGPLIDFLIANQNVSNPFQIDWAKAKRTLKNLRIRVSPTNQEYRITGLSENTCKEQMFSLKSRASDGNDVESVDITVYHYFVNHRSIDLRYSGDLPCINVGKPKRPTYIPVELCSLLPLQRYIKALTVLQRSQLVEKSRQKPQEKIRILTDVMKSNNYAAEPMLRSCGITISSQFTQVQGRVLTAPKLKAGNGEDVIPRNGRWNFNHKKFFEPSKIENWAVVNFSARCDVRGLVRDLIRFGEMKGILISDPVDVVEENGQFRRAPPLVRVEKMFEQIQKAFPNAPPRFLVCLLPDRKNSDIYGPWKRKNLAEYGIFNQCLAPTRVNEQYILNVLLKINAKLGGLNSLLAMEQSRNIPFVSKVPTIIFGMDVSHGSPGQSDMPSIAAVVSSRNWPLLSRYRASVRSQSPKVEMVDSLFTLTPDKKDDSGIVRELLLDYYRSSGQTKPAQIIIFRDGVSESQFNQVLNIELDQIIEACKFLDESWSPKFTVIVAQKNHHTKFFQDGSPDNVPPGTVIDNAVCHPQSYDFYMCAHAGMIGTTRPTHYHVLLDEIGFSADDLQELIHSLSYVYQRSTTAISVVAPVRYAHLAATQISQFLKCDDMSETSSSHGGLTSAGQTPVPELPELHRNVCSSMFFC, encoded by the exons ATGGAATCCACTGACGAGCCAGAGGCCCTCCCTCCACCTCCACCTGAGATACCGCCAAATGTAGTTCCTGTTCAATTGACAACAGACTCTGTTCCGgaggaaacaaaaaagatatcaaaacCAAAACGTTCCCCGATTGCCAGGCGTGGAGTTGGGTCTAGAGGGCAAAAAATACAACTGCTCTCTAATCATTTCAAAGTTTCCATCTCTAATACTGGTGGCCACTTTTTTCATTACTGT GTTTCCTTGTCTTATGAGGATGGTCGCCCTATTGATGCAAAGGGCATTGGGAGAAGATTAATTGATAAAGTTCATGAGACTTATGGCTCAGACCTTGCTGGGAAGGACTTTGCATATGATGGGGAGAAGAGCTTATTTACAATTGGTGCTCTGCCTCGAAACAAAATGGAATTCACTGTTTTGCTTGATAGTTTCTCATCAAATAG GAATTCTGGAAATGGCAGTCCTGTTGGCAACGGAAGTCCAAACGAGACTGATAAAAAGAGGATGAGGAGGGCATTCCAGTCCAAAACATTTAAAGTGGAGATGAGTTTTGCTGCCAAAATCCCTATGCAGGCTATTGCAGCTGCTTTGCGTGGTCAAGAATCAGAAAACTCACAGGAAGCCTTAAGAGTCTTAGACATCATTTTAAGACAGCATGCAGCCAAACA GGGTTGCCTTCTTGTTCGCCAGTCATTCTTTCATGATGATCCAAAGAACTATGTTGATCTGGGAGGAGGTGTCCTTGGATGCCGAGGATTTCATTCGAGCTTTAGAACCTCGCAGGGTGGATTATCCCTAAATATAG ATGGTTCGACTACAACGATAATACAGCCTGGGCCCCTTATTGACTTTCTCATAGCCAACCAGAATGTGTCAAACCCCTTTCAGATTGACTGGGCAAAG GCTAAGCGAACATTGAAAAATCTGAGGATAAGGGTGTCACCTACCAATCAAGAGTACAGAATCACTGGCTTGAGTGAAAATACTTGCAAAGAGCAAAT GTTCTCTCTGAAATCAAGAGCATCTGATGGAAATGATGTTGAAAGTGTTGACATTACAGTTTACCATTATTTTGTAAATCATCGCAGCATAGATTTACGCTACTCTGGAGATTTGCCTTGCATCAATGTTGGCAAGCCTAAAAGGCCCACTTACATTCCTGTCGAG CTTTGTTCACTGCTTCCCTTGCAACGCTATATAAAGGCACTAACTGTCCTTCAGAGATCACAGTTAGtagaaaaatcaagacaaaAACCACAAGAAAAAATTAGGATCTTAACTGAT GTTATGAAAAGCAACAACTATGCTGCAGAACCAATGTTGCGTTCTTGTGGTATCACCATCAGCAGCCAGTTTACTCAAGTTCAAGGCCGTGTCCTAACTGCTCCAAAG TTAAAGGCAGGAAATGGCGAGGATGTTATTCCAAGAAATGGGCGGTGGAATTTTAATCATAAG AAATTTTTCGAACCTTCTAAAATTGAAAACTGGGCTGTGGTGAACTTTTCTGCTCGTTGTGATGTGCGTGGTCTAGTCAGAGATTTGATAAGATTTGGAGAAATGAAAGGGATT CTCATAAGTGACCCAGTGGATGTTGTTGAAGAGAATGGTCAGTTTCGACGGGCACCGCCTCTTGTTCGAGTGGAGAAGATGTTTGAACAGATACAGAAAGCATTTCCAAATGCACCTCCTCGCTTTCTCGTGTGTCTTCTTCCTGATAGGAAGAACTCTGACATATATG GTCCTTGGAAAAGAAAGAATCTTGCAGAATATGGAATTTTCAATCAATGCCTGGCACCCACTAGAGTTAATGAGCAGTATATACTTAATGTTCTCCTGAAGATAAATGCCAAG CTTGGTGGTTTGAATTCTTTGTTGGCCATGGAGCAATCACGAAACATCCCATTCGTCTCGAAGGTTCCTACAATAATATTTGGAATGGATGTATCACATGGTTCGCCTGGTCAGTCTGACATGCCCTCCATTGCTGCG GTTGTCAGTTCTAGAAACTGGCCTCTACTTTCTCGTTATAGAGCTTCTGTGCGTAGTCAGTCACCAAAAGTTGAGATGGTAGATTCTCTTTTTACACTAACACCGGATAAGAAAGATGATTCTGGGATTGTCAG GGAATTGTTGTTGGACTACTATAGGAGTTCTGGCCAAACAAAACCAGCTCAGATAATCATATTCAG GGATGGAGTTAGTGAGTCACAgttcaatcaagtcctcaaCATCGAGCTGGATCAAATCATTGAG GCATGCAAGTTCCTTGATGAAAGCTGGTCACCCAAATTCACTGTTATTGTTGCACAGAAAAATCATCACACTAAATTTTTCCAAGATGGATCTCCAGACAATGTTCCTCCTG GAACTGTTATTGATAATGCTGTTTGTCACCCACAAAGCTATGATTTCTACATGTGTGCACATGCAGGGATGATA ggaACAACAAGGCCAACACATTATCATGTTCTTTTAGATGAGATTGGCTTTTCAGCTGATGATCTACAGGAGTTGATTCACTCTTTGTCTTATGT GTACCAAAGAAGCACAACAGCAATATCTGTAG TTGCTCCTGTCCGTTATGCTCACTTGGCAGCAACTCAGATTTCACAATTCTTGAAGTGTGATGACATGTCAGAGACATCCTCGAGCCATGGAGGTCTAACTTCTGCTGGGCAAACCCCTGTGCCCGAGCTTCCTGAGCTACACCGGAATGTCTGCAGCTCTATGTTTTTCTGCTGA